One genomic region from Sphingobacterium multivorum encodes:
- a CDS encoding glycine betaine ABC transporter substrate-binding protein, translating into MRKIKSMVLCLMVLLLGACSTGGNKNIIHIGMVDGWAEGVAMTEVAKVIMEEKGYHVVIQRATPDMILASMNNGDTDLYMDVWLPLTHGSKVAKFPNIEELGTSYSHARNGLVVPDYVTIDRIEELRKHEREFDKRIIGIEKGAGITRAVDQVIKEYELDYKHVNSSTVAMITELQNAIKAKRWIVVAGWQPHWMFAKMKLKFLEDPKKTLGDAEQIKIFARGDFRMEQPELAEFFSKVYFDESTMADLLSQMQGSQNKADTAKEWIKKHNDLVKGWLQ; encoded by the coding sequence ATGAGGAAAATAAAAAGTATGGTATTGTGTCTGATGGTGTTATTGCTTGGGGCATGCAGCACGGGCGGGAATAAAAATATTATTCATATCGGCATGGTCGATGGCTGGGCCGAAGGAGTTGCAATGACAGAGGTCGCAAAAGTAATTATGGAAGAAAAGGGGTATCATGTCGTTATCCAACGAGCTACGCCCGATATGATCTTAGCCTCTATGAACAATGGCGATACAGATCTATATATGGATGTCTGGCTGCCATTGACTCATGGAAGTAAAGTGGCTAAATTTCCAAATATTGAAGAGCTCGGAACGAGTTATAGCCATGCGCGAAATGGACTTGTTGTGCCAGATTATGTAACAATTGATCGGATTGAAGAGTTGAGAAAACATGAACGAGAATTTGATAAAAGGATTATCGGTATAGAAAAGGGTGCTGGAATAACACGTGCTGTAGATCAAGTGATCAAAGAGTATGAACTCGATTATAAACATGTGAATTCATCTACGGTTGCCATGATTACGGAATTGCAAAACGCGATCAAAGCAAAACGATGGATTGTGGTAGCTGGCTGGCAACCACATTGGATGTTTGCTAAAATGAAATTGAAGTTTTTGGAGGATCCTAAAAAAACATTGGGTGATGCCGAGCAAATCAAAATTTTTGCACGAGGAGACTTTCGCATGGAGCAACCGGAGCTTGCCGAATTTTTTTCCAAAGTCTACTTTGATGAATCAACAATGGCTGATTTGTTGTCACAAATGCAAGGAAGCC
- a CDS encoding ABC transporter permease, translating into MNKVIDIGQYIAVAVNWLTDHLEPFFNLIKNTGNASIIGLEWVLTTIPFFIIIALFTALAWWKSGKGVAMTTLLGLTLIYLMGFWIATMETLALVLVATLTALVISVPLGVWAAKNKLAAKIIRPLLDLMQTMPAFVYLIPAVLFFSIGKVPGAFATIIFAMPPAVRLTTLGIDAVPKDIVEAARSFGATNSQILFKVELPLATKTILAGINQTILLSLSMVVIAGMIAAGGLGEKVLEGINNLDIGLGFESGLSVVILAIILDRITQGFVKKKA; encoded by the coding sequence ATGAATAAAGTAATCGATATAGGACAATACATCGCTGTAGCCGTCAATTGGCTGACAGATCATTTAGAGCCATTTTTTAACCTGATAAAAAATACAGGGAATGCATCCATTATTGGACTGGAATGGGTGTTAACAACGATACCTTTTTTTATTATCATCGCATTATTTACAGCATTAGCCTGGTGGAAATCTGGGAAAGGGGTCGCAATGACGACATTGTTGGGATTAACATTGATCTATCTGATGGGATTTTGGATTGCAACGATGGAGACTTTGGCGCTGGTATTGGTCGCTACCTTGACAGCCTTGGTTATATCAGTTCCTTTGGGTGTGTGGGCTGCAAAAAATAAACTAGCGGCCAAGATCATTCGTCCCTTGCTTGACTTGATGCAGACAATGCCGGCCTTTGTCTATTTGATTCCGGCAGTGTTATTTTTTAGTATTGGTAAAGTCCCAGGAGCTTTTGCGACCATTATTTTTGCTATGCCACCTGCTGTACGTTTGACGACTCTAGGGATTGATGCGGTTCCAAAAGATATCGTGGAAGCTGCACGTTCATTTGGAGCAACCAATAGCCAGATCTTATTTAAAGTAGAATTGCCCTTGGCTACCAAAACAATTTTAGCAGGGATCAATCAAACCATATTACTGTCTTTATCGATGGTTGTTATTGCCGGAATGATTGCTGCCGGTGGTTTGGGAGAAAAAGTACTTGAAGGTATCAACAACTTGGATATTGGTCTTGGTTTTGAAAGCGGTTTGTCCGTTGTGATTCTCGCTATTATTTTGGATCGGATCACACAGGGCTTTGTAAAAAAGAAAGCATAG
- a CDS encoding quaternary amine ABC transporter ATP-binding protein, with amino-acid sequence MDKTSKVKVKVEDLVLVFGKQKKQALHLLNEGFSKKDILAKTGCTIGINKANFEIFEGEFFVIMGLSGSGKSTLLRCLNRLNEPTSGKVYINGEDITGKNNKDLLEVRRTEMSMVFQKFGLLPHHTVLSNAAFGLELRGEERDKRESKAQQALDVVGLSGFEQQLPSQLSGGMQQRVGLARALANDPEVLLMDEAFSALDPLIKTEMQDQLLELQDNLQKTIVFITHDLDEAIKLGDRIAIMKDGVIEQIGTAEDILTNPASEYVKAFVEKVDRKSIISAGSLMFEKPTVVRFKKDGPEGALRKMRATGIEILPVVDAHDTFLGFVHMSEVIQSAKRREPTVESIIHANVPTVSKEVTVEEMLPLISEIRSPIAVVNEHNRLLGIVTQTSLIIEATKYNEEEIIELKEKANNQ; translated from the coding sequence ATGGATAAAACTAGCAAGGTAAAAGTAAAAGTTGAAGACTTGGTACTTGTTTTCGGAAAGCAAAAGAAACAAGCTTTGCATTTACTGAACGAGGGTTTCTCGAAGAAGGATATTTTAGCGAAAACGGGCTGTACTATTGGGATTAACAAAGCTAATTTTGAAATCTTTGAGGGGGAATTTTTCGTTATAATGGGGCTTTCGGGAAGTGGGAAATCTACCCTGCTCCGTTGTCTGAATCGATTGAACGAACCGACATCAGGAAAGGTTTATATCAATGGTGAGGATATAACAGGGAAAAATAATAAAGATCTTCTTGAAGTCCGTCGAACGGAAATGAGTATGGTCTTTCAAAAGTTTGGTCTATTGCCACATCATACCGTGTTGAGCAATGCTGCTTTTGGTTTAGAATTGAGAGGGGAAGAACGGGACAAACGGGAATCTAAAGCGCAGCAAGCGCTTGATGTCGTCGGGCTGAGTGGATTTGAACAACAGCTACCTTCTCAGTTATCGGGTGGTATGCAACAGCGGGTTGGACTGGCTCGGGCACTTGCAAATGATCCTGAAGTACTACTGATGGATGAGGCATTTTCAGCTCTCGATCCCCTGATTAAAACAGAAATGCAAGATCAGTTACTGGAGTTGCAGGATAATTTACAAAAAACAATCGTATTTATTACCCATGATCTCGATGAAGCGATCAAATTGGGCGATCGCATTGCTATTATGAAAGATGGTGTCATCGAACAGATCGGTACTGCAGAAGATATCTTGACAAATCCAGCAAGTGAGTATGTTAAAGCCTTTGTTGAAAAAGTGGATCGCAAGTCGATCATTTCGGCAGGTTCACTGATGTTTGAGAAACCTACTGTTGTACGTTTCAAAAAAGATGGCCCTGAGGGGGCGCTGCGGAAAATGCGGGCGACAGGAATTGAAATTCTCCCTGTAGTCGATGCGCATGATACTTTCCTTGGTTTTGTTCATATGAGTGAAGTCATTCAATCGGCAAAGCGTAGGGAACCCACCGTAGAATCCATTATACATGCCAACGTTCCAACCGTATCGAAGGAGGTCACCGTTGAAGAAATGTTGCCTTTGATATCGGAGATCCGGTCCCCAATCGCTGTGGTGAACGAACATAATCGTTTATTGGGGATCGTAACACAGACGTCGTTGATTATTGAAGCGACAAAGTATAATGAAGAGGAAATTATTGAATTAAAAGAGAAAGCAAATAATCAGTAG
- a CDS encoding RagB/SusD family nutrient uptake outer membrane protein, producing MKKIVYIYALLSCGMMACSKDYLERLPESSVTPEASFKTEKDLALFTKSFYDAALPSAEGVYNESVDNIVKTTLDDELTGKRQVPISGGGWTWANLRNINYFLANCFNTVSETTAAPYAAEARFFRAYFYFDKLKRFGDVPWYDKVIDQNDEEQLKKARDPRTLVVSNILADLDYAIANLPATKSDEKVTKWTALALKSRVALFEGTFRKYHTEFNLPDANGLLEKAADAASKLMEGAQYSIYNAAGTDSYGALFYSVNSLPQEVILARKFSDALQIWHNVNYYTITASYGKPGLDKNLVDSYLMKDGTRFTDKSNYQTMTFKEEVLNRDPRLSQTIRTPGYKRIGGAAAVAPNFGNSVTGYQLIKFVGDVKYDNFNRSENDMPIFRYAEVLLNYAEAKAELGTLSQADLDKSIKLLRDRVGMPNLNLQAAKSNPDAFLAKDYPNVVGDMKGVLLEIRRERRIELVMESFRWDDILRWKSGQLVTRQFKGMYFPGTGKFDLDNDGKDDVWIYEGNKPSASGIQLLKLGSEILLENGNKGNVIINAHIKKVFDEKKDYLYPIPVQERQLNPNLTQNPNWGE from the coding sequence ATGAAAAAGATAGTATATATATATGCATTGTTGAGCTGTGGCATGATGGCTTGTAGCAAAGATTATTTGGAACGTTTGCCTGAATCGTCGGTTACTCCTGAGGCTTCCTTTAAAACAGAAAAGGATTTGGCGTTATTTACAAAGTCATTTTACGATGCCGCACTACCTTCGGCCGAAGGAGTTTATAACGAATCGGTCGATAATATCGTTAAGACAACATTGGATGATGAATTGACCGGAAAAAGACAGGTTCCGATAAGTGGCGGTGGATGGACTTGGGCAAATCTTCGTAATATCAATTACTTTTTGGCGAATTGCTTTAATACAGTTTCAGAAACAACTGCTGCACCTTATGCTGCCGAGGCGCGCTTTTTTAGGGCATATTTTTATTTCGATAAACTGAAACGTTTTGGAGATGTGCCCTGGTATGACAAGGTCATTGATCAAAATGACGAAGAACAACTTAAGAAGGCAAGGGATCCGAGAACTTTGGTTGTATCAAACATTCTCGCTGATCTGGACTATGCGATTGCCAATCTACCGGCTACCAAAAGTGATGAAAAAGTGACCAAATGGACTGCATTGGCCTTAAAGTCCCGGGTCGCACTTTTTGAAGGAACATTTCGTAAATATCATACAGAATTTAATTTACCCGATGCAAACGGCCTGTTGGAGAAGGCAGCCGACGCAGCCAGCAAGCTTATGGAGGGAGCGCAATACAGCATATACAATGCCGCGGGAACAGACTCTTATGGTGCATTGTTTTATAGCGTTAATAGTTTGCCACAAGAGGTTATTTTAGCGCGGAAATTCTCGGATGCTTTGCAAATTTGGCACAATGTAAATTATTATACGATTACAGCTTCCTACGGAAAACCCGGATTGGATAAAAACTTGGTGGATTCTTACTTGATGAAAGATGGAACCAGGTTTACCGATAAATCCAATTACCAAACAATGACGTTTAAGGAGGAGGTCCTAAATCGCGATCCACGTCTAAGCCAGACGATTCGTACGCCGGGCTATAAGCGTATTGGAGGTGCCGCTGCTGTTGCTCCAAACTTTGGGAATTCAGTGACGGGATATCAATTGATCAAATTTGTGGGAGATGTAAAGTATGATAACTTCAATCGTTCTGAAAATGATATGCCGATTTTTAGGTATGCCGAGGTTTTATTAAATTATGCTGAAGCGAAAGCAGAGTTAGGTACATTGAGCCAGGCCGATTTGGACAAATCAATTAAGTTATTGCGCGATCGTGTAGGCATGCCAAATCTAAATCTGCAGGCGGCTAAATCAAATCCAGATGCATTTTTAGCGAAAGACTATCCGAATGTAGTTGGTGATATGAAGGGGGTACTATTGGAAATAAGAAGAGAACGCCGTATTGAATTGGTGATGGAATCTTTCCGTTGGGATGATATCTTAAGATGGAAAAGCGGCCAGTTGGTCACGAGACAATTTAAAGGGATGTATTTTCCGGGTACAGGCAAGTTTGATTTAGATAATGATGGTAAAGATGACGTTTGGATTTATGAAGGTAACAAGCCGAGTGCCTCGGGAATTCAGCTATTGAAACTGGGCTCGGAAATCTTATTGGAAAATGGGAATAAAGGAAATGTGATTATTAATGCGCATATCAAAAAAGTTTTCGATGAAAAGAAAGACTATTTATATCCAATTCCTGTCCAAGAACGACAATTAAATCCTAACCTTACCCAAAATCCAAACTGGGGAGAATAA
- a CDS encoding SusC/RagA family TonB-linked outer membrane protein translates to MKTKHVLLPVMIGMSLGAWAKSRPVFLTSIPDVEISAKFQGPIRGIVKTATGEPISGVSIFNSTTGKTTQTDQQGAFVIEGKTGHVLRLSMIGFETQHVKVEAIPLTIQLVSTDQSLDEVIVVGYGKQKKVNLTGAVTQIDAKILENRPVANATQALQGAIPNLNITFTNGRPGGEGNVNIRGFASINSANAQPLILIDGVPGNINTINPRDIESISVLKDASAAAIYGARGAFGVMLVTTKKGKAGKMNINYSNNFGWSGLTVRTDFMTSGYDAAKLNDEAFIRATGNSYTGYTEDDYAELLKRKTDPSLPSVVVQNRNGKDQYVYYGNTDWWNEMYRKTQTSMEHSLNFSGGSEKIDYYVSGRLYEKGGLMKINQDKFDAYNVRSRINAQVTPWLKVSANTQLNYQNYTYPGWATSPDNNNNFISTTVHALPSYVPMNPDGTATYRTELNNYNIGDGIYADLLHGKSKGGEDKYEFINMFETVFQLAPNLTLTGNYTFTYNPIHNWNRRTAAPWSVFPGVINYLGNDTYTEAIINRPKHSLNLFANYSKQFGDHQLAATVGFNQETTGYKRIGGTHTNLLSEDLNDFALGTGQMQLLGNANTWALRGYFGRLNYNYKGKYLLEVNGRYDGTSKFPSSQRYGFFPSFSGGWRISEESFMANLKPVLNEAKFRVSYGALGNAQEAAEYGYIQLLNAGLSNYITNGTKTQYLSAPTPISADLTWERTNTLNFGTDLEFFRTRLSVSADYFIRNTLDMLIPGKTLPAVFGSASPRTNAGDLRNKGWEISVAWRDQFDLDGKPFGYNIGLGLSDSKAKITRFDNKEMLLSNYYVGQTLGEIWGYKTDGFFQSQTEIDNWKVNQDYVDKQRLAAPGDWSKLHPGDLKFVDIGGKDGVPDGKVDAGDNTLMNPGDQVIIGNNRARYTFGFNLGANWQGFDISAFFQGIGRQHWWPGANADKFWGPYSRPYYSFVPKDFEQDIWTPENTNAYYPLLRGYIALNDRGSLNVKSDRYLQDLAYIRLKNLTVGYTVPQAWLKRVKLANARIYVSGENIWTATKLRSKYIDPEQSAQEVNGRSYPISKTFSFGLDLTF, encoded by the coding sequence ATGAAAACGAAACACGTATTACTTCCTGTAATGATCGGGATGTCTCTCGGCGCGTGGGCCAAGAGCAGACCTGTCTTTCTGACATCTATTCCGGATGTTGAAATTTCCGCCAAATTTCAGGGGCCTATTCGAGGCATTGTAAAAACAGCAACCGGTGAACCTATCTCGGGTGTGTCGATTTTTAATTCAACTACTGGCAAAACTACGCAAACTGACCAACAAGGTGCTTTTGTCATCGAAGGGAAAACTGGGCATGTATTGCGCTTGTCGATGATCGGTTTTGAAACACAGCACGTAAAAGTAGAGGCAATACCCTTAACCATTCAGCTGGTTTCGACAGATCAATCCCTTGATGAAGTAATTGTTGTCGGGTATGGTAAGCAAAAAAAGGTAAACTTAACAGGTGCTGTTACTCAGATTGATGCGAAGATACTTGAAAATCGCCCAGTTGCCAATGCAACTCAAGCTTTGCAGGGAGCAATACCAAATTTGAATATTACTTTTACCAATGGCAGGCCAGGAGGGGAAGGAAATGTTAATATCCGGGGTTTCGCTTCGATAAACTCAGCTAATGCACAACCTCTTATTCTCATAGATGGAGTTCCAGGAAATATCAATACGATCAATCCCCGTGATATTGAATCGATATCCGTTTTAAAGGATGCTTCGGCAGCAGCGATTTATGGCGCTCGGGGGGCATTTGGTGTTATGCTCGTAACAACCAAAAAAGGAAAGGCCGGAAAAATGAACATTAATTACAGTAATAATTTTGGTTGGTCTGGACTGACGGTGCGGACAGATTTTATGACGAGCGGGTATGATGCTGCGAAACTAAATGATGAAGCTTTTATTCGTGCCACCGGTAATAGTTATACCGGATATACAGAAGATGACTATGCTGAACTATTGAAACGAAAAACAGATCCTAGTCTGCCTTCCGTAGTGGTTCAGAATAGAAATGGAAAAGATCAATATGTATATTATGGCAATACAGATTGGTGGAACGAGATGTATCGAAAAACACAGACCTCAATGGAACATTCGTTAAATTTCTCTGGCGGTAGCGAAAAAATTGATTACTATGTGTCGGGGCGACTTTATGAAAAAGGGGGGCTAATGAAAATTAACCAAGATAAATTCGATGCTTATAATGTTCGATCGCGCATAAATGCGCAGGTGACCCCTTGGTTGAAGGTAAGTGCAAATACCCAGCTGAATTACCAAAACTACACCTATCCAGGATGGGCGACAAGTCCAGATAATAACAATAATTTTATTTCAACAACGGTACACGCTTTACCATCTTACGTGCCCATGAATCCCGATGGTACCGCAACCTATAGGACGGAACTGAACAATTATAATATTGGTGATGGTATTTATGCGGATTTGTTGCATGGAAAGTCAAAAGGAGGCGAGGATAAATATGAGTTTATCAATATGTTTGAGACAGTATTTCAGTTGGCGCCAAACTTGACCTTAACGGGTAATTATACCTTTACTTATAATCCGATCCATAACTGGAATAGAAGAACGGCCGCTCCTTGGTCTGTTTTTCCTGGTGTGATCAATTACTTGGGAAATGATACCTATACCGAAGCGATCATCAATAGGCCAAAACATTCACTCAACCTATTCGCCAATTATAGCAAGCAATTTGGAGATCATCAGCTTGCTGCCACGGTAGGCTTTAACCAGGAAACCACAGGGTACAAACGGATCGGTGGTACACATACTAATTTGCTGTCGGAGGACCTGAATGATTTTGCGCTGGGGACTGGTCAAATGCAGTTACTCGGGAATGCAAATACCTGGGCATTACGAGGCTATTTTGGAAGGTTGAATTACAATTATAAAGGGAAGTACTTGTTGGAGGTGAATGGTCGCTACGATGGAACGTCTAAATTTCCATCCAGTCAGCGATATGGTTTTTTTCCCTCTTTCTCGGGCGGATGGCGGATTTCGGAAGAGTCGTTTATGGCTAATCTGAAGCCGGTTTTGAATGAAGCTAAATTTAGAGTCTCCTATGGGGCGTTGGGTAACGCACAGGAAGCTGCTGAGTATGGTTACATCCAATTGTTGAATGCAGGATTGTCTAATTACATAACCAATGGTACAAAAACACAATACCTGAGTGCACCAACTCCAATTTCAGCTGATTTAACCTGGGAGAGAACGAATACATTAAATTTCGGAACAGATCTCGAATTTTTTAGAACTCGATTGAGTGTATCTGCTGACTATTTTATTCGAAATACGCTCGATATGTTGATCCCAGGAAAAACATTGCCAGCGGTTTTTGGTTCGGCGTCGCCTCGGACAAACGCCGGAGACCTAAGAAATAAAGGCTGGGAGATTTCTGTGGCTTGGCGTGATCAATTTGACTTGGATGGAAAACCTTTTGGCTATAATATTGGGCTGGGATTGTCAGATTCTAAAGCGAAGATTACACGTTTTGACAATAAGGAAATGTTGCTAAGTAACTATTATGTCGGCCAGACTTTGGGCGAAATTTGGGGGTATAAAACTGATGGTTTTTTTCAGTCCCAGACGGAAATCGACAATTGGAAAGTTAACCAGGATTATGTGGATAAACAACGGTTGGCAGCACCGGGAGACTGGTCCAAACTTCATCCTGGAGATTTGAAATTTGTTGACATCGGTGGAAAGGATGGCGTTCCGGATGGAAAGGTTGATGCTGGAGACAATACATTGATGAACCCTGGGGATCAAGTGATCATTGGGAACAACAGAGCCCGTTATACATTTGGTTTTAATTTGGGAGCAAATTGGCAAGGATTTGATATCTCAGCTTTCTTTCAGGGGATAGGTCGACAACATTGGTGGCCTGGAGCAAATGCAGATAAGTTCTGGGGGCCATACTCAAGACCGTATTATTCGTTTGTGCCGAAAGATTTTGAACAGGATATTTGGACGCCTGAAAATACAAATGCCTATTATCCACTGTTAAGAGGCTATATTGCCTTGAATGATCGTGGATCTTTGAACGTCAAATCGGATCGTTACTTACAGGATTTAGCTTATATACGGCTAAAAAATCTAACCGTAGGCTATACGGTTCCTCAGGCCTGGCTGAAGCGCGTGAAATTGGCCAATGCGCGGATTTATGTGTCTGGTGAAAATATTTGGACGGCGACTAAGCTCCGTTCCAAATATATTGATCCCGAACAGTCGGCTCAAGAGGTCAACGGAAGATCATATCCAATCTCTAAAACATTTTCATTTGGTCTAGATTTAACATTTTAA
- a CDS encoding SPL family radical SAM protein yields the protein MQSVIVKSILNKTKQRDPWFLDDYTVNPYSGCSFNCLYCYIRGSKYGINMAEKLSVKRNAIDLLDRALALRARKKQYGIIVLSSATDPYLQFEQTELLTRQLLEIIGHYRFPVHIITKSDLVSRDFDLLKQIDAEAILPLDLQGKLTHRSFITFSFSTIDTEIASIFEPGAPPPELRLNALSQARKMGLCSGVSLMPLLPFISDTGTHLDQMFGAFRSNDANYIFPATLALYGSDPGDNRTLVMRAVEKHYPQLVEKYQRLFGADGKLPGYYRQAFAEKVKGLCLQYGLRDRLTNIDPL from the coding sequence ATGCAGTCTGTAATTGTCAAATCTATTCTCAATAAAACAAAACAAAGAGATCCTTGGTTTCTTGACGATTACACCGTTAACCCTTATAGCGGATGCTCGTTCAATTGTTTATATTGTTATATCAGAGGCAGTAAATATGGTATTAATATGGCCGAAAAGCTAAGTGTCAAGCGTAATGCGATTGATTTGTTGGACCGAGCGTTAGCGCTCCGTGCCCGTAAAAAACAATATGGGATAATTGTACTGTCGTCTGCAACAGATCCTTATTTGCAATTTGAGCAAACGGAGTTACTGACGCGGCAATTATTGGAAATTATAGGACATTATCGTTTTCCGGTGCATATTATCACCAAATCGGATCTAGTTAGTCGAGATTTTGATTTGTTGAAGCAGATTGATGCTGAAGCGATACTTCCATTGGATCTGCAGGGTAAATTAACACATCGTTCTTTTATTACCTTTTCCTTTTCGACCATCGACACAGAAATTGCCAGCATATTTGAACCAGGTGCACCACCGCCTGAGCTTCGTTTAAATGCATTGAGTCAGGCACGAAAGATGGGATTGTGTAGTGGCGTAAGTTTAATGCCTTTGTTGCCCTTTATTTCAGATACCGGAACTCATCTTGATCAGATGTTTGGGGCTTTTCGATCCAATGATGCAAATTATATTTTTCCGGCAACCTTGGCCTTATATGGTTCTGATCCTGGTGATAATCGGACGTTGGTTATGCGTGCGGTCGAAAAACACTATCCACAACTCGTGGAAAAATACCAACGATTGTTTGGTGCGGACGGTAAACTTCCTGGCTATTATCGACAGGCATTTGCGGAAAAGGTTAAGGGACTATGTCTGCAATATGGGCTTAGGGACCGGCTGACGAATATTGATCCCTTATAA
- a CDS encoding cold shock domain-containing protein: MHLFITFMLLKQNSTPAMFIGAVKWFDNNKGFGTLALPSGEELFVHIRRFKVPPEHVIQPGEVIVGDKKPDPKRSGYLAQNCRILKRPEDWKFVISLLDKEHTVLLPDSHGREQKHNLTSLTARQLLRIQPKEHILAMLTANFDVHFDSSIFIPYAELIDKSITGVFEKEAACDLLSKVFEYFGKHVSHQILFRVWKESMFRYIGYPAEGDYEIPELVFNLNATEIDCDDLARIITYSFGKSFCSDFVNALFEDIETMDKKDIEPLLPYLEFLENEDSIEKIQTLMQE, encoded by the coding sequence ATGCATTTATTCATTACCTTTATGCTATTGAAACAAAACTCAACTCCAGCCATGTTTATCGGCGCTGTCAAATGGTTCGACAATAACAAAGGATTTGGTACTCTTGCGTTACCTTCCGGAGAAGAACTCTTTGTGCATATACGCAGGTTTAAAGTTCCTCCAGAACATGTTATTCAACCTGGAGAAGTTATTGTCGGAGACAAGAAACCTGACCCAAAAAGAAGCGGTTATCTCGCTCAGAACTGCAGGATTCTCAAAAGGCCCGAAGATTGGAAATTCGTCATCTCGCTCCTCGACAAAGAACACACCGTGCTCCTCCCCGATAGCCACGGTCGAGAACAAAAGCACAACTTAACCTCATTAACAGCAAGACAACTTCTAAGAATCCAGCCCAAAGAACATATATTGGCTATGCTTACCGCTAATTTTGATGTTCATTTCGATAGCTCAATTTTCATTCCTTATGCTGAATTGATAGACAAAAGCATTACCGGTGTTTTTGAGAAGGAGGCAGCCTGCGATCTACTTTCCAAGGTGTTCGAATACTTTGGAAAACATGTCTCGCATCAAATTCTATTTCGTGTATGGAAGGAAAGCATGTTTAGGTATATCGGCTATCCGGCAGAAGGCGACTACGAAATACCTGAACTTGTATTTAATCTGAATGCCACGGAGATCGATTGTGATGATCTTGCGAGAATCATCACGTATAGCTTTGGCAAATCTTTTTGCAGTGATTTTGTAAATGCTTTATTTGAAGACATAGAAACAATGGACAAAAAAGATATCGAACCTTTGTTACCGTATCTTGAGTTTTTGGAGAATGAGGATTCTATTGAGAAAATACAGACTCTTATGCAAGAGTAG